One genomic segment of Oreochromis aureus strain Israel breed Guangdong linkage group 9, ZZ_aureus, whole genome shotgun sequence includes these proteins:
- the trdmt1 gene encoding tRNA (cytosine(38)-C(5))-methyltransferase — protein MDNLRVLELYSGIGGMHYALKESGIPAQVVTAIDINTTANQVYKHNFPDTALWNKTIEGITLDEFNKLSFDMILMSPPCQPFTRIGLQGDVTDPRTKSFLYILDLLPRLQRLPRFILLENVKGFETSSARARLVKTLTECGYTFQEIMISPISVGIPNSRLRYFLIAKISTEDLNTQAPSKILDFFPHLAESDSSEHPTFLSPACQGASQPEEGTDVLFKLETTAEAQRKIRQNSNLSVKQIKEFLEPQMEVNMEPYLLPPKTLLRYGLVLDIVQPTCRRSVCFTKGYGRYVQGTGSVLQCCMETKIESVFMGLDQCSEEEKLQRLLKLKLRYFSPREVANLMGFPQNLIFPEKIPTIQQYRLLGNSLNVVVVAKLLQLLVS, from the exons ATGGACAATTTACGAGTACTCGAGCTGTATAGTGGCATTGGAGGAATGCATTATGCGTTAAAGG AGAGTGGCATACCTGCCCAAGTTGTAACTGCCATTGACATAAACACCACAGCAAATCAAGTCTACAAGCACAACTTCCCCGACACTGCCCTCTGGAACAAGACTATTGAG gGCATAACGTTAGATGAATTCAACAAGTTGTCTTTTGATATGATATTGATGAGTCCTCCTTGCCAGCCCTTTACCAG GATTGGCCTTCAAGGTGATGTTACTGACCCTAGAACCAAGAGCTTCCTTTACATCCTTGATCTTCTGCCAAG GCTGCAGAGGCTACCACGTTTCATCCTGCTGGAGAATGTGAAAGGCTTTGAGACCTCCTCTGCCAG AGCACGTTTGGTGAAAACGCTGACGGAATGTGGATATACTTTCCAGGAAATCATGATCTCACCCATAagt GTTGGGATCCCAAATTCAAGACTCCGTTATTTTCTGATTGCAAAGATTTCCACAGAAGATTTAAACACCCAGGCACCTTCAAAG ATTTTAGACTTCTTCCCACATCTTGCTGAGAGCGATTCTTCTGAGCATCCTACATTTTTGAGTCCTGCCTGTCAAGGTGCCAGCCAGCCAGAGGAAGGAACTGATGTCCTGTTTAAGCtagagacaacagcagaagcCCAGAGGAAGATTCGTCAGAACAGCAATTTGTCTGTTAAGCAGATCAAAGAATTCTTGGAACCACAAATGGAAGTAAACATGGAGCCTTATCTCCTTCCTCCTAAAACACTGTTGCGATATGGTCTAGTTTTGGACATTGTTCAGCCCACATGCAGGAGGTCTGTCTGCTTCACTAAAGG CTATGGCCGGTATGTGCAGGGAACAGGTTCAGTATTGCAGTGTTGCATGGAAACCAAG ATTGAAAGTGTCTTTATGGGTCTGGACCAGTGTTCTGAGGAGGAGAAACTTCAGCGGCTGTTAAAACTGAAGCTTCGTTATTTTAGTCCCAGAGAAGTAGCCAACCTCATGGGATTCCCTCAAAATTTAA